The DNA window GAAACATGTGATGTTGTTCTGGTAAAAGATGTTCCAGCAGATTGGTTAACAACAAATGTCTTAGACAGAAGTGAATAGATTAACTAATGAGGGTCTAGACTCGGAGAGAAACCGTTTgactttttttgacattttaaataatcttcGCCATTCAGTTGCTgagataaaaaagtaaaaatacaaatttaaaaactaaaggtaaaaaatgaataacatgaaCTCACCTCTTTTGACTTgctccagaaaaaaaaagttctaaaaattgaaaatgtaccGTTTCTGTCAACATAAATGCTATAAAGAATTAAATAGATTTTACCACAGCTCCAGTTTATCAGCCAAGAGAGAtgcttcatgttttattcagacTGTTGGCTCGAATTCCCTGACAAAGGGAGGAAGCGAAGCCGTGGACGGACGGTGTAGGAGAACGGAACGTTATTGCGTGGTTGGAGCGATGGGGGTCGGGAAATTAGTGCTGCACAAGATGGAAGTAAGCAGTATTCATGGCAGCAGACGGAGAAGGAGCCCCGCACAACGAGCAGCGCAAAGGTAAGACCTGTGTTTTGGATGAAGTGATGACAGACATCGTGGCCTCAGAGAAAAGACATAGCTATGAGGATTTACGAGCGAGAAGACAACCAGCGCTATTTTCCCGTCGCGTCCCTGATAGTTCTCGTGTGTAGCGTCCGGAATCACGTCCCACACCAACGTAGAGTCCGGTCTGGAAGCGTGAAAGGTTCCGGTAGAAGAAACTTCTGAGTTTCTGATTAATTCAGTAAGAGAATGGtggttaataaaataaaataataaataataaacagcacATGAACACAGGTTACCCTCTACTCTATTGACTAGTCCAGTAGAACATTATATCTGCATAAACCAAGTAAGCAGGctatttcaataaaaacaggatttaactaaagaagcagagcagaaattaaaaaaagtacaagaaCAACTGTATAATTGTTTAACCAGCCAatataaaaagcaaaactaatagtcactttttttaaaaagtaattttattctTGACTTGAGCTGAGAAAACAATTGAATGGACACTTAAGGATCAGTTCTACTGAGAACTTTAAAACAAGTCTTTAATGGTTGATTCTGTCCCATATGGTAGGAGGAGGATATTAAAACCAGTCAGGAATGAAAAGCTACAAACCACAAGAAATGAGAGACACAAAACCAGAAACAGTAAATACAACCGCAAACATTACAGTTACTGATGAAAAGGAAGAGAGAATCATACAATCTGGAAAATAAActtggggtggggggttggaAACATGAGTTGGACACAGTTAAAAAGAACTGCAGATGTTAacagaaggggaaaaaatacaacttgCATGAAAAACAACTGCTAGAAACCTTAAGAACAGTTGTAcatattgtgcatgtgtgtgtctgtggtctcTGCAGATGTCCCACAGCTGTTGGAAAATAAAGATGAGGTTCCCTCTGATGGGAGCTCCAGACTCGACCAGGATATGGGAGCAGTGCACATaaaagaggaacaggaggaaCTCTGGACCAATCAGGAAGGAGAGCCATTTAATGGGCTGGAGGAGGCCAGATTCACATTAACTGTTGTTCCTGTGAAGAATGAaggtgatgaagagaaacctcaGGCCTCACAGCTTCATCCAAACCAAACTGAATGCAGCAGAAAGTCAGAGTCTCCAACCAGCAGCTCCGCCAAGCACATTCAAAGAGAAATTGATGGACAGAACTGTGGAGGATCAGAGGCAGCCAGGTACCTGGATCCAGATAATCATTTACCACAGAACACTGACAAGGCTTCAGACTCTTCTGAGACTGAAGTCAGTGATGACAATGATGACTGGAAGAAACCAATGTCAGATTCCGGAACTGATACTGAAGACAGTGACAGTGTAAGTGATGTAGGATGTAACACTGCCACAAGTAGCTTGAGCTGCTTCGAGTGTGATAAACTGTGTCTTCAGAAACATGTGACATGTCATTCAGGAAAAAGATCTTCCAGCGAATTTGTTAATGATAAATGTTCTAGAGTAAAGCAAATGGTAGATTCAGAGATGAAAGTCCACATAGGGGAGAAATCATTTGATTGTAACGTATGTAGTACAAGATTTAGGAAAAAGTCTAATCTTAAGAGACATATGAGAGtccacacaggagagaaaccatttttttgtgatgtttgtaGTAAACGTTTTACACAAAAAGGGCATTTGAAGGAACACATGAGAATCCATGCAGGACAGAAACCATTTGGTTGTGATTTTTGTAGTAAAACTTTTACCAAAAAAGGGGATTTGAAGACACACACAAGAGTCCACACAGGAAAGAAATCATTTGGCTGTGATTTTTGTGGCAAAAtattcaaccacaagtctcatTTTAAGGCACACACAAGAGtccacacaggagagaaaccaTTTGGTTGTGATGTTTGTGGAATAAGATTTGCAGAAAAGGGGAGTTTGAAGAAACACATGAGCATTCACGCAGGGGAGAAACCATTTGATTGTAATGTATGCAGTACAAGATTTAACAAAAAGTCTAATCTtgagagacacatgagagtCCACACGGGAGAGAAACCACATAACTGTAATGATTGCACTAAGAGATTTACAAACAGAGGGGATTTGAAAAGACACATGAGAGTCCACACGGGAGAGAAACCATTTAGTTGTGATGTTTGTGGTACGAGATTTAAACAAAAGTCTCAAATTAAGAGACACATGAGAGTCCACAAAGGAGAGAAACCATTCGGTTGTAatgtatgtaataaaacatttaaccaaAGGTCTCATCTTAAGAGACATATGAAAGTCCATGGGGGAGAGAAACAATTTgactttttataatttattgatttcttttgtaaatataaatgatttaGAATGTTAGGttatgtacaaatacaaattcaaacCCTTTTCTAGTTTTGGAAATCAGTTCCCATGATGGTCAGAAAATCCATTTATACAGTCTAAATGGAATATGTACTGAGTCTGTCAAGATATAATctgcaaagaataaaataagtttACCAGATCACTTCTTCTGCCTGCTCCTGTTTGATTATTAGCTGACAGTAATTCACTGTCTACACAAACTACACATTATATTATTGTCTGCATTTTTAGCTTTGGAACCAAGTACATTTCCTCAAGTACTAAACTTAACTACAGTTTTTGATGTAGTTATAGCTGTAGCTGATGTAGCTGTTTCCATTTTATAATACTTAAAATataatacttaaaataatttggtgtatttaaaattattatatattatcagtatatattgtaatttaaatgagATCCACCTTTTACAGCCACAACAGTGACGTTTACACATGAATGCATCAATTATTATAATACAGTCTCATTCTGAAATGGactgttctaaaaataattaaagttggGTACGTTAAGAATAATTTGATGCCAATACTAtttttctacactgtggtaaCTTAATGATACTTTTACTTAGAAGACCTACTTACTTCTCCTAGTACTTCTACCTAGTACTTCTCCATCCACTGGTGTTGTGGTTTAAATCTGTGGTTTTTGAATAATGTAGTCGTACGTCTTACTATACATTTTCGGATCCGTATCTTATATTCTTTACACTCCTAGTTTGCGGCTTTAACCAATTGGGCATGTGCATTACAAACTACTGAAAAACTAAGAAGTGGCTGTTCTGTGTGTGGTATTCTGTTATTATCAAGTAAATCTTAAGTTGGCTGCAAAATTCAAGGCAGTTGTGTCTGTCATGGCAGCAATCTGAGAACCTGACACAGCAGTAAAGAGAGTTAATCTAGCATTAAAGGCCAGATGATCTCCTGATGCAGCAGAATCTAATCTTAGAGGAACTCAGGTGTAGTTGAAATTCATCTTGAGATGCTGAAGGCTCTAAACAACATTTGTCTCTGCTGCGAAGCCTCTTTATGGCCACATGGAGGAAAGTGAAAATGGCAATAGGCTGGCAGACTGGTGTGGTGGTTCTGGAGAGAGAGCTGTAGTACCCCAGGTGCCCAAGGTAGTCTGCTGCTCCTCCTACTTTAGACTCAGGACAACATTCTACGTGGATAAACCTATGTCAGCTGTCACAAATTGGCTCAACAGTATGCGACAAAGAGACCACACAAGATTCTCAAgtaacttaaaatattttaattgagtACATAAAGATTTGAGTCATGTTTGTGTTAAAGAAGTGCACAAATCAAAAGAGAACTCAGCAAGCAGGCCCAGGGGAAGAGACTGAGCCGATATTTAAGGTCTCCTTTATAGGAACCTCAACCCAATTGACACAGGTGTACAGCATGCCTAAATCTCAGCTCCACCCACTGGCTTCCTGGAAAACAAGGAAGAACACAGCCAACCACACATGGACAAAGCCAGAACACAGGTCTGGCTTAGGCCATCACACAGCTGATGGTCAAGACTCAAAGTGAGGGGGGAAACAGCTGGAGCTGCTACACATAGTCATAGTGAGACAAGAGGTGAAGTTGAAGCTGTTCATATGCATAATAAGACCAACTCATTGCAGCCCCCTCACAAGAGCATGACAGTGGTAGTATATAGAAAGCTGTCCACCAAAACTGATGCTTACCTGCTGAAAAATCCAACCCATTAGCTATGGGTTTGCCTCTTGGTGTGGTTGGCAACAATGCAAAGTTCCTGATTTGCTTTCACAAGAGGGCTGTACatatacaaaaaacaattataataaatagtcgcttatatagcgcttttatccaagcgctttacaatgttgattcccattcacccattcatacacacacactcacaaacaccgatggcggtggctgccatgtaaggtgctcacctgacccacagggagcaacttggggttcagtgtcctacccaaggacactttgacatgtagttGGGAGCGGGAATTGAACCCTGTGGTACATGGTcaactgcctcaccaactgTGTTACAGCCACCCCATACAAGCATACAAGTGGCGTGCTTTTAAATGGTGGTGCCTATATGTCTGATGGTTGAGCTCCAAAGCTTGTGTCCTCCAACCTTGTGATcgcagcagcagaggaaattGACCTCACTGTGTCCTTTGCATGCTTACATGGATTGGACCAAGTCCATTTTTCTGTTAAAGAGCAGAGCGCTGTGTAAACAGCATCCCTCCCACTGGATTGTGGAGACGATCTCCTTGGTTTATGACAGTAAGGGTGTGACTGTAACTAACTGTATAAAAAGGAACATTCAACCAGGACTATGAAACCATCAAGGGTGTTCTTATTTTAAGGGCACAGTTATCCCAGATGATCaattacagctttttaaaaatcctgttTTCAGGTAATGCACAATAACCATTTAGTGATTTGCAGGAATAAAACATACAGCAACGCTCATTTGAACTTAGACCTGGTTAGTGAAACAAAGAATGAgataaaaaacacagcaaagacaaaCTGAGAGAACTGTGACACTTGACGTATAGGTGTAAAATATAGGAGTCTGTATCCTGAGCTTATGTAAGAGCTCATTTAATTCACTAGTCAGTCCGGCCTGTGATCCTCCTCCTGACTTTAACCCACAAATGATGTCACTCTGATGTGAATatcatgttattgttttatggCAGAAAATTCTGAAACTGGAACTAAAAACACCACAGCCCCCACCCAGGATGCACAATCCTCAAATAATAATCTTAATTATATCCTTAGATAAAAGCAATGAGAAAAAGAACTGTATACAGTTATATAAAGTGACTACTTTGGTCTGCACTGAAAATATTGGATATATTGTAAAAGTTGGTTCCGAATTAATCCTGACAACTTTAATGATGTTTGATTTTTTCCTAAAGCGCAACTAACATGTCAAAATATCCacatgtaaatattaaagttaTGACCGGATGCTTCGGAGCAGAGTCAGGTGgtaaaaatggaggaaaaagtGGTTCGAAAGAGGGGCAGATACGCATAACCATGTTCTTGTGTCctatatgtaaagaaaaaagattgGAAGCTGGATACCAATTCATTTTGTACGGTGCAAACATTGTGTGTAAATAGAGTTTAATGATTGGCTAGTGGACTGGTCTAATGTTCTCTAAAACCTCAGCTACAGAGTAAATTCACGAAGCAGCAACAACAATCCATAACTGTACTACTGCTTCAGACTGGCTTGGGAAGACAACGTTACTCCAAGTGTGTTTTCCAGGTACAGAGTCTACAGACGTGGATGACCTGGCAGTTCCTCAGCACATCTGAATCAGCAGAGGCCAAGAGAGAGTCACACACTACTTAATTAACCTCAAccagaaggagaagaaggagaactAGTTCCAACAGAAGGTTCGTCTGACTAAATATCTATGCAGCTTCTGGTCTGGTATTTTTAGCCACATTCAACGAATGAAGATTACTGGATTCTGTCCAGTAGTAAAGCCTTGCACTAACTTTAGCTGTGGTCAACTTTGAGGTCTGTTTACTGACAGTCAAAAATTAATCAGACAGTAACTGAAAACCCATCCCTTCTTCCATCCTCACATCATGTGTCTTTCAAGACTTGCCAACTAAGCTGGTTGCGAAGGCGGTTCCCCTGCTGATAATGGTGAGAGGTCATTGCTTCCTGAGTCCTCGGACAGGCTACACTGTTGTTGTCCAGACAGCAGTTTAACAGCCGGATGAGGCGCTACACATAGTCATAGTGAGACAAGAGGTGAAGTTGAAGCTGTTCATATGCATAATCAGACCAactctgttaaataaaataaaagttctgTACAGCGACTTCATTTGACCAGGCTCCTACATGGAGCAATCATCTAACATCTGCTCAGCAAGACCCCTGGCCGACTGAGGAAAGCAGCGACATCACTGACTGCTCAAAGGTCActtagagaaaataaaataataaaataaaatgcttactcaaaaattatatatataatgcacaaagacaaacacatactaaaataaaacatcaatcaAAAGAAATTGGTGGATTTCTGgtagaaataaaaatctgttgcATTGATACACATGCTACACAAGATCATCAAGTTCTGCACCTCAGGTTTGACAGAAACTCAGGCCATGATCCTATCTCTTCATTTCCGTGTCTTACTACACACTTAACCCTGCCTCACCTTTCTGTAAATGACAGCTGCAAGTTTATGTTTCCTTTAATACAGTCCAAACAAACCTTTAGCAACTTTTCCTTGATTGGatgtttattaaaagaaaattctaTCCAccaattttctgttttctgggtCATGGAGGATGGAGCATGTCCTCTatttttgaaaagcagaaaagcaagaaaaacacagcagataattaaaaggaaaagcaCATTGCACATGAATTAGTTTCTGGGCCCCAGTAGAGTTTGTTACCTGTTCGCTCAGTTTCAGGAAGGAGCGGGCCAAGGACAGACCCCATAAATCAGAAAGGGGAATCTAAGAACGAGAGCGGGCGAAGCTATTGAAGCTAATGTGAGAGACTGGCTTGTTAATGGAGACACCTAAGGTGCTTCCCACTTTAGGTATCAAAATTTGGTGCACAATGACAAGGTATATGTGATCTGGTATCAATTGTATCTAAGCAATGTGGTTCGTACTATAAATGTTCTGAAGGTTCCTACCCAGAACTGAACCCAATGATAAATCTGTCACCTAATGGCAGTTAGTGTCAGTCAAAGTGAAAAACACCTAACACAGTTCTGACGTGTCTCCCGATTGTTCCAGCATCCACCTGAACCAGCTGCTGTACAAAGCACAGGCGaaacaaaactctttttttaaacaacagcaCTTTGTTTCCTAAATGTACTATTAGTTCATAGAACACAGATTCTCTTTCTAACATGACGTGTACAGATGTTTATTCACAATGATGATATATCTAAGAAGTCATGTCTAAAGATGTCTTTATCCTGTGTCCTCTAAGGACGACTGTGATTTTATACACAAATTGCATCTTCAGCCAATTTAAGTATCTTAATTTCCTTCCTGTTCATTATTATACTCAAATGTGTAAATTTAGCATTTGGAATGAATAAATTCACAAAATCCTGTTAACAGGACGAGGCAACGTGGGTTACATGGTTAAATTCAGTTTTCGTTTTTGCTGTTATTGTCATTTAacataacacaaataaattTTCCCATTGTGTAATGGTACTGAGTTGTTTCCAgctcatttcagttttttcctaACACATTTAACTAACACATAATGAGAATAAGGCAGACAGGACCCTACAATTaggttttaaaacacaaacactcaaagCACAACAATAAATATCTGAAGAACTGGTAAAACAGTTTGGACCATTGTGGGTTTAACTTGGTAGTTTGACTGTCCATGGACGAGTCAAGAGGCTGCATTTTTGTTCCTCCCCCATGCCTTCTTTAATATCTGTCTTCATCTAGTTTTATATCTTCATTGCGTGTATGTGCTGTTGTGCGctcagtgtgtgtaaaaacagctTCACGTGTCAGTCTGACAACACTTAGTGCTGTTTGTAACGCTGAGCTTGTCGaataaaactacattaaaacaGGCGTCAAACAGTggacaaaaggaaataaataatgagCTCTATGTCCTCTTTCAATACTACGACATGTTCATGGGAAGAAAATGGGGGCCAACTGTCCCTACCAATCTGGGAGTTACATAAATGTCTACTCTGTGCTGCCCCCAAACGCAGTGGACTTCTCCACTGACTCTATAAGGCCTCTAACTGGAACTAGCAGCTGTTGctgtttagttgtgtttttaaaaaaattctaacGTAAAAAGTTGAAATCAGACATGATTATGACATTATGACATATAATTTTGACATAGAAACTAATACACACACCCATCCAGCAAATCAGCATTAACAGATTAAAGGACGTAACTAGTTTACACCTACACAAACTAGTTGTTTGCTGCTAAATCCTGCTTTTTTCAATAGAAACCATTAGATATGAATCATCCTTGTGGACCTATTCGAAGCTGCATGAGTGACATGACTTTCAACCATTTTTGACCCTTGATTTTGAAACTCTTTTACATGCAGGAACCAGcaggatggtggtggtggtgtggcaTGATGTGACCTTGACAAGCCTCGACAGATGTTTGTGTCCCATCTCAGAGTGATGTAGTTAAGATAAAGAAGttcctttttgtgtgtaaacacaATTGTAACCATGATGATTATCAGTCAGGCTCCAAACCCGAAACTCATATGTTTGGCCCTGATTGGATCTAAACCAGTATATAAATGTTCACCACTAACACACTTCCACAGAAACTCACTCACGTCTCCCTCTGTTTTATCAGATCTCATGTTTCCTTTCCTTTAAATCTGCTCATCAGTTTATCGTGTTCTCTCTCTGAACAGCTTCACAATGTGACTGACAGCTAATGTGGTCTGTCCGTCAAACTGACTCTGATCGGGTGGACAAACATCCTGAAGAAACAGCAGGATGTGAAATCGGAACTGATCAGGTCTGAGTTTATTTCAGTGTGGGAGAAAATTAAGCTGTGGTTGTATGTGAATGGACAGACATCGCCTGTTACCATGGAAACTATAGAGTAGGTACTGTGACGGCCTGTATACCAGAGACTGACCAGAGATTCTAAAGAGATAATGATGCTTGAGACActtgttgcttgttttcttaCACATAAACTTAAACTTCTCTAAACATTCTGTGTCCAATGATCACTTTAGTCCAAACTAATGTTTCCAAATGATTTTTCACAGACGTTCCTTATACTCAGGAGATACATCCTGCAGATGTTTCTCTCTTTTGCAACACGACCCTAACATCAGCAGGGGGCTGTGTTTGGACTCTACATCTTAGCCAAaggactggaggaggtggaacCTGCTACACCACAGGTCTCACAGATTTGCAAGAGATCCATAACATCACAAACCTAAAAACTTCAACATGCATGAATaagaatgaaatgaataaaacgaagaatgaaataaacagtGCAATTACGATGGCATACGTAAAAACAAGATTTGAATGTATAGCACATAATTTTATGCATATTACTTTAATCtactgtgtttatatatatttctgtggatcaggaaaaacacaaacaagtggTTAAGAATCTGATCCACTTTTGGTGACCTCAGTTCTGAGAAGCTGCTTATCAGTTCACTGGTGAGGAGCTGAAGAAAGAGGAAGCTCAATACTTaacaagcagagcagagctgctgagtccaacagagagagaagagacagactCGAAGGCAGACGTCTATCTGGACATGGATCACCTGCTGatggtgctggtgctgctgtGGAGCTCAGGTACGACTGATCTTTAAAGATGGACATGTGAAAGGTTCAGGAGAGGATGTGGTTAAATACAGGGccacaagaaaacaacaacctCCTATATTTTATAACACCTGCAGTTTCCAAGTAGAAGTATGTGACTTTACATCAAATTGGTAAGAGAGAAATATGCAGAGTACATGTCTGCATATCATCAGTGAGAGAACAAGAAAGTCCACGACTTATTTCCACTGTAATTCCTGGTGTAAGAATATTTAGCTTTATGTGGCGTATGATTACTTTAGTTATATACGAGCTGAGCTCACATCTGCTGGCTGAGAGTGTTTGGGTTCACAGCTCAGCTCTTTCCTAATCtttcttttctgattttcttctCAGTCCTCCAGGCTGAAGGAGACCACATCTCAGCAGGTAAACTGAGGTGTATGCATGAGTCAATACAGCGTCCGACCTTTAAAGTGCATTTACTTACGATATTTGCAATAAATACACATCTGATGTAGtttttactggagtatttctgttttgtgtgaatgtgtagtGGAGTTAAAGTAAACACAATTATGGGGGAAACACACCTTTTTATGACAGTAACTTTAGAAGCTAATGAACTAACACTGATGCAGTATTCTGGATGAAGTATCTGTCAGTAAATAAAGACAGTGATCTTTGTTCTCACATTTCATTCAGCACTATAAATGTCAATTTATGTAACAGCAGCATCAAATTCTATTTAGTTTGAAATActcattttacttgttttattaGTGGAATATTGAACAATGGTGAGGGAGCTGTCAGGAAGGACAGACTGTACTTGGTTTGGTAGCTACTTTTTATATGGAATTAGAATCTCCATTGGTCATTTTTATCACTATTATGTTCCAATGAAATTCATCCTGTGCATTTGACCCACCCCCTCagtgggagcagtgggcagGCACGAGCACCTGGGGAGGTAGCTCagagtgtctcgctcagggacacaccaGGTGCATGgcctgggatttgatcctgcagacttctgcctcccagcctgatgctctatGATGCAGAATTCTGTCACAAAAGTTTAGCCACAGTGGATTGTTACACCCCTAGAACATACAGTACTAACAAAGTAACTATTAATGTAGTACAATgcttcacattttgttaatcTCTTATATGGTTTGTACACAAAATTGTGATTGTTTTGTAAAGCAAATAAACTAAAGCTGTCTAATAAATGCAGCTGTCTGCATTGTTCCGTCTAAAAGATGTAGCCAGCTACAGGTCATCAGGTGGGTACTGACTCAAATGTGTACTACATACACTGTAACCGTGAATGTATTTAGAATGTACACTGTGCCAGTTTCTTCCAGGTAAAAAACTAAGCCTGTTCTTTAGGCTGAATCAGTTTAGAATTGTACCAGACACCCTGACCCCCACTGAGGTCAACGGGTACCAAAACATTATACTGAACCATCTAATAATCCATCACCATTGTCGGGGTTGGGGGGACAAGGTACAGCCTGGATGGGCAGGTCTTTAGTGTACCTCAGGACCACAAATAAAGACAGATTATCAACACTCACACagcaatttagaatcaccaatgaacctaacatgcgtgtctttggactgcgggaggaaaccggaggaaacccacacaaacacagagagaacatgcaaactccacatggAAGCCTGCAGCCACCCAGGGGGAGTTAAAACAGGGATCCTCTGTCTTTAAGGGGGTCTCTCCAACCACTCCATCCCAGTGCTCCTCTactaaaaacataacaattGAAATTACCGTCTTTATTAATGAACATCAGAAGGACTTGAGTAAGTAGTTTagcatgtttatgtttgtatCCCACAACCCTCTGGTTCTCTGCAGGACATCAGTGTGAAACCACAGACAAGATTGACATTGTGCTGTTGGTGGACAGCTCTGGCAGCATCAGCCCCGAAGACTTTCATGACATCAAGTCTTTTGTCGCTGACTTGGTCAACACCTTTGACATCGGGCCAGACAGAGTCCAGATTGGTAATATTTTTACTATCGTAATACTTTCTTGCTGCTTTACACctagtgcttttttaaaaagtaaagattgTAGTAATACTTACTAGTTTTTTACATCAGCCACAGAATCTGTGGACTATGAGAACATAAAGGGCCACTAAAAGTTCTCATTGGCCCTCAGACTGTTTCTCGCTGCATgtccaacaagtcctccaaccacAGAGGTTGTGCTTTAGGGTTGGTGTAGGCAGTAAATAGTAAAAAGTGGTCATTTTCCTTAAGAATCCCTGCTTAACTGAGTGTCCTATGACATGTTACAACAGCTATAGCACTAATTTAATATGACAGTGtcatgttcactacagccaACAGATGTCTTCAAACACGACCACACTTTTGCAGGTCCTAGAACAGCTGGTCTGGATTCTCTGGGTACAACAGCAGTTGTAAGATGAATTCCTTCACACATTGAACAGTGGCCCTGATAACATAGCTCCTCTCAGGGGCTACAGTGGCCCCCTTGATAGTTACCTTAAAGCTtttcatggttttttttttatctagtgTAGACTCAGTTGTCTCTTCACAAAGTAAAAGCTGCATCCATGGTCACTTTGTGCTACACAAAACTAAAcgtgtacatttattttcatgctaCACACATTATTTGAACCAACTCACAAAAGCTGAAGCTTTAAACACTGTTCCAACTTTCACATCTTTTAAATCCTATTTTTAAAtccaatttaaatattttcataaaaatctgtgccaaatcaacatgcggacaaaatgatccgctgtggcgaccctgaactcacgggataagccgaaaggacaaaaagaaaaagtggtttaaaataatcttataAGCTAACATGAAGCACTATGTACATGAGATGtaaatcatcacatttttaaaatacatttatgtgttTTCCTCAGGCCTGACACAGTTCAGTACCCGCCCAAGAACTGAGTGGAATCTGAACACCCACACCACCAAAGAGTCCCTGCTGGAGGCCATAGACAGGGTGCAGCAAATAGGTGGAGACACAAAGACAGGTGACTGAATgctacatgaaaaaaatgtacctTCTGTGTTCATCATCTTTGGAAGGACTGAAACTGTTAGTGATAAG is part of the Channa argus isolate prfri chromosome 20, Channa argus male v1.0, whole genome shotgun sequence genome and encodes:
- the LOC137105456 gene encoding zinc finger protein OZF-like, with translation MAADGEGAPHNEQRKDVPQLLENKDEVPSDGSSRLDQDMGAVHIKEEQEELWTNQEGEPFNGLEEARFTLTVVPVKNEGDEEKPQASQLHPNQTECSRKSESPTSSSAKHIQREIDGQNCGGSEAARYLDPDNHLPQNTDKASDSSETEVSDDNDDWKKPMSDSGTDTEDSDSVSDVGCNTATSSLSCFECDKLCLQKHVTCHSGKRSSSEFVNDKCSRVKQMVDSEMKVHIGEKSFDCNVCSTRFRKKSNLKRHMRVHTGEKPFFCDVCSKRFTQKGHLKEHMRIHAGQKPFGCDFCSKTFTKKGDLKTHTRVHTGKKSFGCDFCGKIFNHKSHFKAHTRVHTGEKPFGCDVCGIRFAEKGSLKKHMSIHAGEKPFDCNVCSTRFNKKSNLERHMRVHTGEKPHNCNDCTKRFTNRGDLKRHMRVHTGEKPFSCDVCGTRFKQKSQIKRHMRVHKGEKPFGCNVCNKTFNQRSHLKRHMKVHGGEKQFDFL